A window of Fusarium oxysporum Fo47 chromosome II, complete sequence genomic DNA:
CGGTGACGAGAAGCGAGATCTTTGCCTCGAGCTCGGTGCTGAAGTCTTCATTGACTTTAAGACAACGAAGGACATCACCGCGGAGGTCATGAAGATCACGAAATACGGCGCCCACGGTGTTATCATCACAGCTGCGACACGGGCGGCGTACGAGACTGCCCCCAACTACCTCCGTCCCAATGGAACTGCTGTGGCTGTTGGTCTTCCCCAAGACCCAACTGTTATTGCTGGTGCACCCCCGATGGCAGTTGCTCTTCGACGCTTGAAGATTGTGGGAAGTGTTACAGGTAGTATGAAGGATGTCGAAGAGGCTCTTGACTTCACTGCTAGAGGTCTCGTTCGAGTAAGTATAGCCAAAGATGACAAGAAATTGATAGCAGTATCTAACATCTTATAGCCAATTCTTTCCAAGGGtaagcttgatgatcttgatcaatggatcaagaagcttgctACTGGTCAAGTCGCTGGACGATGCGTCCTGGAAGTTGCTGCTTAGGATATCTAGCGGAGAGTAGAATGTGTTTAATTGCCACTGATGGCCGGTTTGTTGGCAGCTGGTGCATGAGGAGTTTAGTTAGAGAGGATTAAGGCCGTGGATGGGCGTTAGTGTATTGGAGTGAGTTGGTGAAGTGCATCGATAGGTTAACATGAACACGAAAACGATTTCTCTGTTACGATATATCGTTATTGGCCATCTTCTATGTCCACGTCTTTCCATGCCAGGTAGTCAAGCCGGTTAACGCGAGATAGACAGCTGACTCTTTTGAATCCACGTTACTGCCACTCCACCTCAACCCCGCCGCTTTCAAGCTTCCCCAGCTCCTCATAGAACCGAAACTTGTTCAATATATAATGCTCAGCGATTTTCCTCGCCGTCCAACCATCTGCATCAGGTGCCGTTGGATCAATTCCCTTGTCCACCAGAAATTGACTCCTCCATATCAACCTTTCCTGGCTCAGTCCAGATTGCGCAACGAGATGTAACAAGTTTCCACTTTCAGACGTCTTGGCCCTCCAGTCTATACCAGCATCATCCAACGCGGTGAACACCTTGTGGTCAACATCCTGCCAGTTCCGGAAATCTGCATCATGGCTACGGGAACATTCTCCATGATTTACCATCTTTTCATCTTCCATACGGCCATTGTCATCAAATATGAATTCTGCAACAGCCCTTCCGGCGTTGTTGGGCATGTTGATATCCTGGCTACATCCGTCCTTCAGAAGCTATAGAATATCTGACGTTTGCCTGTACCAAGCCAGACTCCTGtcagatcatcatcagccaGATAATATAGCGCTGTATTCCCTTTTCCATCTTTCGCACGTGGATCGGCACCCATTCGCAATATTTCTTGAACACAGCCTAGAGGCTCTCCTAGTCTGACGGCAGGCATATAGTCAGGGTCTGGATAGAGTCGCATTCGGCGAAGAGCCGCATGGAGTGGGTAGGTACCATGCTTGTCAGGCTGGTTCACTAGGGAAGGATACGTTGATCCTAAGATTCGTAATGAACGCCGAACCATGGGCAGCCTAGCGAAACGGCCTGTATCGTTGTTGCAAACTTCAACAAGGAGATGATGCAAGACGTTCTTCCCCTAATAATCCACTGCAAGAGAGTCAGCGCCAAGTCGAAGAAACATGTCAACCAATGACTCCATCCCCGGGCTCGAAAAGTCTGACTTCGTCGGGCCTGCGACACGATCCCAGCTCGGATATATCTTTGATTCAGGGGATATATTCTCCACATTCCAATGGACTTCATGGAACCCAGTCCTAGCACGCACGTCGGCTCCGGCAGCACTTCGACAGGCACTGAGTAGTAGTGTGCGCCCTTAGGGATCACGATGTTTAAGGTTCAATGATGCAAGGAACCCAGGATACTCAATCAGAGGCGTCAAGCAACCGCCATCTTCAATGATAGCATGAATGACATGTCTCGCACCCCACGTAGGCGCTCTCTCTTCATTTTCCCACTCATCATCCGAAAAGTGCGGATGCTGATTTTCTTCCTCCCGATCTAGGCTATTGGCTTCCGTAGGGAATTCTGGAAAAGATGTGCATGGAGGGTCCTCGCCCGGGAACGGTGCCCTGGGCTTAGAGGAGCGATCTGGACTATAAAGAGCTTGAGGAAACTCCTGGTACAGATCGGCTCCATGCTGAAGAAGTGAAAAGACCATTTGAGCCTTTTCACTCTTACCCTTagggctgttgttgagatggCTGGCGGCACAATAGATAGGTGGTTGAAACTGCTCGCCATATTGCTCAAACTGCGGTGGGGGATCCTGACCGTCCCAACCGGGCTCAATTGCAGAAAGTAACTCTCGAGCTTTCTCCGGTTGGCTATTAGGATCTGCTCCCAGGGACAGCTCCCCATCTAAGCGACCTGGAGACCCATGGCCGGTTGGCTGAGAGCAAATAAGTGAGAGCTCGTTCACTTGATGATAAGGCAGGGTTGGACGCATTTGGTATTATAGTGGTCAGGCTCCAGTAACGAAGCGGAGCTCAATTGTCGGAATCTTTGGCGGACAAGGGAAATTTGCAGTTTTAAAAGGACGTCGGGTACCAACTTGTAGGCAGATAGCAGACCAAGTGAGCAGAGGTTTCAATTGGCTTGTTGGTCGTTGGCTTAGAATATACTTTCGGTCGTTTCCAAGCTACGTATTTAATAAAGCAGCTCCCTGCCCAAAAATGTGGGATAATCTATATGACTCAATCTTTGGGTGCCGAATAGCCGGGTTAAGCCATTCCAGTTTCTGGAGTATCGCAATCATAGGCCTGTTTCGGGATGCTAACCACATGAGGTGATTATAAACTCCTGGAATTAATCGCACTGTCACTGGACTGACTGAAATCGGAAACTTAATGGCTCTTCTGGGAGCTCCTGGCGTACCAGCCGTGGACAACTGTACAGTGGTTAAAAACCATAAGAATGCATCATTACCTTGTTGACCTTCTACTCGACCCTCTTGCCAGTGCTGATATTGCTGATTCTACCAAAAGGTCGCATATTCGACGGAGGATGAAGCGGAGTGACAACTCAAAGTTAGGCTGTCCTGTTAAACGAAGGACGTATATTATTGATAAGGTCAAGAGTCTTTGTATGCCAGACGTAGAGTAGACTGCGCATCAACGTCAGTCTCTGAAAATCTCTCGACATATGGTGTCAATCAACTTCCCTTAAATATAGCATATAAGACAATCTAAGGTTTCAGTATTTTCCAAAGCATTTAATTTGTTCTCATATGCTCCCCGTTTACGGACTCGACTATTGTTGCTATAACTGACGCCGAACGACCTCCAGTGCTAGGCCATCTCTCTCCGAAACAAGGCTCTttatctcttcttcatttGCCCAATTCTCGTTGAAAATTAACTTGACTGATGACAAGTTGGGGAACCGATCTGGGTGGATCAGCGTGCCCAGAAACTCCTCGAGCTGGTTAATGATGTTCCTTCCACAGCTATGAATCTCAAGATACTCCAAGTGTTCTGGAATACATTCAACAACCTTTGGAGCCTCTATAGATGCATCCTCTGTGTAGTAAATCACCTTTCCATTACCTAGAAGCCCACTGACACTCTGAGAGCCTAAAATGAGGCTCTTCAACTTGTGCATCTGTCGCAGTTCAGCACCCATATACAATCGTTCTCGTGGTCCGGGCGGGCCAGAGCTCGTGCGAACTGCTTCAGTCAAATCAATATGAAGATATTCCAGGCTATCATCATGAGGCAATAGCGATTCCATTATATCCCGAGCCGTTGCTTCAAATTCGTCACCAAGGTACTTTTTTTGGAAGTCGTGTGTATATATGAACTTCCTAAGGACCTTGCACGCCCCGATTAAAGAGCGAATGGCTGGACCTACGCACCAACTATCTCGTAAGATGATTGACTGAATGTTTGAACATCCTTCATCCATTGGGTCTAGGTCAAACTCATCCATTTCAGGGCTTCTTGCCCCAACACATTCGTATGAATGAATGCTAGGGATGCGGAATAACTGGTTTGCGTGATCATAAAATTGGCGATATCCTTCCTCGCGATTATATGATTCATGCTTAACATTTTTCAACCTGGTAAGCAACTGACTCGGGGGAAGTTTGACACGTCTTCTTCCGCAACCTCCATAGGCAGCTATAAGGATAATATAGAAGCAATTTGGATTCCAAGGGTGGCCATATGTCAAATTCTTGACCTTTGTGCAGACAGCAAGTAGAAGAGCCACCGCGGCATCTTCGATTCCTGTTTCCAGGGCCCAAATCCATCGGCTACTCCAATGCGTATCATATCCTAGCTTCTCAGGCAATATCTTGAGAATCAATTGCTTATAGAAGATCACATCATTGGCATCGATGTGAACCGTTCCTTTGTAAAAGTGATCGGTCAGCCAATCATGGAGTCTAATCGTGCGAACGTGTCGGGCAAGCTCTGGCTTGATGATTGAAACGTATGAAAGAAACTGCACAATGCGGGAGCGAACTACAGAGCCTTTCTTCGGCAATTCAGGTCTCGGGATGTCGCAGAATGTTTGGACTGAGAAAGGTAGTGCAATTGCGTAGAGTTGTTTGCACGAAAATAGAAGTGAATGAACGGATTTGAAATCAGTCGAATcagcaagaagagagatTATCTGGCTCTGGATCTCTGGAGGGAGAGCGAGTAAGAAAGGCTTCTGGCTCGTAGAAGAAGTCATAACTCTCGAGTTTGCACACGAAAATGATATTGTGAAGCAAAAAAGACACGGCGCAAAGAAACATTTTGATCATATGATAACCCCACAATAATTCTCGCTTGCAGAACCAACGACTTATTACATAGCCATGCATCCACCATTTTTCTCATGCGTAAGGCAAGTTTCGCCAATCGGCAGAGGAAGCAGCACAAAATACGTGGTATAACACCAGTGCTACTTGGTTACTAGGCTCATTTGATGCGGCTATAAGATAGATATAACGTCGTGAATGaatcttatcttatctgatcGTCTTTCAGAAATGTGATTGGCAGGAAAGTCCCGTAGTGGATACACGACGATCCCTCGGCTGTAAGATTGACGTGAAAATTCATCAAAACCTCCCCCCTTTACCAACCCAAAACTACACTAGTCTCATTTAGTCACCGCATTTCATCGACAATATCACGAACTTCTCACAGTTTCTTGACAGGATACACCCCGCCTTTCTTCAGAGCTCATTGATACTACCTTTTTGCCTcatcttatataataacctttTTGCTAAACGATGACTACAAGCGAGGACCATGTACGGGACGCAGAACTGCAATATCTGGTTAACCCCCTAAATGGCAGTCATTTATCAGACGGAATTGACGGTTCAAGTCACGGTACTACTCCCTACTCTCATCATACTTGACAGATTACTGACCAGTGCCAGACAATCGTCCACCTATCCCGGGATCAAGTTGCGAAATCTACACCTTCACCGACGAAGTAATCgtctcctcaacaccaccaaaatctCACCCATATctcctcgtcaacatcgGCTCAGGCGTATCATTTTTCCAGGTCTCTGAAAGCAACCAATGTCAGCGCATCTCGGGCTCCTCATTCGGCGGATCGGCGTTATGCGGTCTGCTACTTCTTCTCACACGAGCACGTACGTATGAAGATATGCTTGAACAAGCTGAGAAGGGTAACAACGCAAATGTTGATAAGCTGATTGGAGACATTTATGGAATGGACTACAACAGAATTGGAATGAAAATGACAGCTGTTGCTTCAACTTTCTGCAAAGCCTTCAGCTTGGAGCATAGACCTGATGCTGAGActgaagaggctgaaaaCCCCGTGCGGGACATCAAGTCGTTCTCAGATGCGGACATCTGTCACTCCTTGGTTTTCGCGGTTTTTAACAACATCGGCCAGCTGGCTACTTTGCATAGTCGCATTCATGGTAACCCGGATATCTATTTCACTGGCCCTTATGTACAGAACTGCCAGTTGCTCATCAGAACCTTGTGCATTGCAGTGCGCTATTATTCCcaaggagagaagaaggcgCATGTTGTAGTCAACCAAGGTGATTTGGCTGTCTAAAGACTTGGAAAGTAAGAATGGCATAGTCATGTGATATCATAGCATAAATAAGCGAGTCAAATCATTATAGAAATTTGTAAGGTTGTATATACATGATATATTCTTCCGCGTTTATACGTAGTTCTCTTCGACTGTTCTGGAGCTGCTTTGTTGTAGAGCCCAATTCCTCCAGACAACAACCTCACCTCCCTGTTTCACCTGGTCTATCAGGCCTAAAGGACCTCGAAGCGCTGAGTTTCTCCTCAAGCTCTCTCCCATCAACCATCCTCTCCCTTCTATGCTCAGTTCCTTTTTGTAGATGTTCTCGCAACTTTGCCCGAGTGTCATACTTCTTGGTATCGCAATCAGAGCAGCGATAAATCACATCCACTGCAAATCGCTCCCACTGTTCCGTCGCAGCGCGCTGACGTCTTATCTCAACGGCTTTCCTTGCAATAGAGGTAATGTAATCTTTCACTCTGGGCTCGGCGAGGTATCGTTCTGTTTGCGCTTCAATGAACTTGAGGGTATCTTCTCCGGTGTTTGACGGACGCCAATCATCGAGTGGAATAGTGTGAAGGTCGCCTTCCACGTTGAGTCTGTATAAATGCTCTGTCAAGCCTATCGCTCTGCAGTGGCCTCGCCACCCATTAGTGCCGTTCATTCCCTCACAGTCAACCATCCAGTTTTTCCAATGTTTTCCTATCTCGATATACTTCTTCAGGAACTGCTTGCGTCTAACGTCGTCTCTAGTTGCAGCCCTTCTGAGTGTTCTAATATCGCCGTTTGCTCCATTAGTTAAACCGTTGTTCTGAGCATCTGCGGAAACCTTGAGACCCGTTCCAATGCTGACGAACAGGGCCGGAACCAAGCCATGAAGGTTATGGATTTCTCTGATAGCGATCAAGGCGGGATTGTTGGCTACCATACCACCGTCAAGGAATTTTCTTCCTCTGATCTTGATGGATTCAAAGTACCTTGGTGCAGCTGTTGTTGCACGAGCAACCTCCCAAATTGCAGTTGTGTGAGCAGGACCCGCATTGGAGGGGTTCCAGAGATTGGAGTCATGCGCCTTGGGGCTAAAGTCATTGTCATAACTTCTCCAGACGAACTCTTTACTAACGCCGCCTTCTTTGTTAATAGCCCAAGAGATAGCGATACTATATGTTATCGTTAGCAGGTTGGGAATGGACCAAGTTGTGCAGGGACCTTACGTTCTGGTTCGATCTTCTCTGTACTTTAAGGGCTCAGTTTCAGCTTCGCTAGGGAAACAATCCCTCTCTCGTCGAAGAGTCTGGTAGACGACCTCCTGAAATGCTGCACGTGTCTTCCGACATGAGAACTTTGCTCGCGGATACCAAAGGAATGAACGCTCGTGAAACCATCTAGGTTTACCGAACACAGCATTTCCAAAAGCTTTATATGTATCCAAAGCTTGGTCAACTGACATGCGCAGTCTTCCCAGCATAATACTACTTAAACTAACTGAGATTAGTCTCGGGCTCTGTAAAGCATAGGTTCTGGTAACTTACCCACCAGTTGAAGTCCCAGCGACGTAGTCAAAGTAGTGACAAGGAAGAAACTTATCAACTCTTTCTGACTCTGGGTTATCTTCATTAGTATCCTGCTCGTGTTTGCCCATCCAAGGGTAGTAGGTGCTGCTAGGGGCTGGGTCTTCGTGATTACGCTCTATGTCCCGTATTCGAGTCATGATACGTTTCAACACCAAAAGACTTGCGTAGCCACGAACACCACCGCCATCTAAGATACGTTTGTAAGTGCATGATTCGACAAAGTGGTAGTGAGTTGTTACCGAATGTCAAGATGGTCTTTTGAGCCCAAGGACCTTCCTCATCTGAGATGTGCTCGGGTCCGCGAATAGGAATTGAAGGATCGATATCCGCGCTACTCGCTCCACTGACTTGTGGATGTAGCGTACGAGAGGTCTCGGACGGTGAAGTAGCCATTTCGTTTCAACTTTCGGCAATGATGAAATGCTAAACAAAGGATTGTGTGCTGACTGTGAGAGCCTTGTCCTATCTAACGACAGAATGGGGTGTCTAACACAGAACCCATGGTATCATTTTATGCCTCGCCAAACGAGGCTCTGAGAACGCATCAGAATCGGGCGCTTGATGGTGTGCGAGGCAGCCTGCTGCAGAGACCACCCATCCTGTACGACTGTGGTATCGCCCCCACGCTTCCAAATATGATAGCATCCTGTTCATTCTGGTAAAGGGGGCGGTAATCAATACGCCACAGCCTGGTAGCCTGCATTGCTTTCTTCAGGTGGATATCTCCGGGCTCATTGACCAAAATTGAGTCACTGCAGCACTACCAGACCAAAAGAAACAGCTACTTGCTTCGATAACCTAGCTGAGTCAATACAGTATCGAAAGCCAATAACCTTCTCTAGCAAGAATGCCTTCTCAGAAGATGTTTAGACTGTCAAGAAGACTTTTTAGGCGCCAGGCAAAGCCATTGTAACGATATGCGCGCGGTCAATGGATGGCTTGAAATATTGGCTGCTGTGTAACCAAACCTCACCCAATAATCCCACACAACCTCCATCAGTCCACTAGCCTGGCCACTCTCTTGATTGTGCTTTTGTTTCCATTGGACTCACTGAGGTTGTGATTTCCAGCGCATCTGCGACAACTTTCAGCTGGAGTCTCATGGCTTAAATGATGAAGATTACTGCTTGTGGCATTGTGACTGCACTTTCCACGCGGATGACCATCGTGTTCTAATGGGTCATTCGGTTCACCACCTCAAGCCTGTCATCATGCATGCACCGGTGCTCGAAATGGAATATCCATGCAGCTGACCAAGGGAATCTCCGGCTGACTTGCATCATCGGATGAACTGCTATCTACAGCTATCATGGCTGAAGGTTACATTTACTACATACGAACGGTCCGTCTCCCCGAAAAATGTCAAAAAAAAACATGTAATGTCCGAAAAGTTCCCAAAGTGGCGCACCCAGCCCCCTGTAAAATCTGCAAATAATATTGGAAATGAAAACATCCCCCTTATAATCATCATACTAAGCCACTGGCTCACTCTGACCATCCTTATGCATTGACCACGTAGAGCTGAGGTCCGTCCCCGAGAAGTCTATGCAGGTTGTACCGGACCCCCATGCTCCAGAGGTTGACCTCCGCAATGAACTCCTGCTTCGCATCGTTCGATCGCGAGATGTAGATTGGGACGTTGTTCTTTACTCGGGGAATCTCAACCGCGAAATAGTCTTTGCCTATCAATCTGTTAGCAGCGAACTCTGGCCGACTGTGCGTCTTACCTTCAACGTCAGCTTTGTCAAGCGGTCGAACTTGGTCTGACTTCATGTCAAGCACTGCGACTGGATTACCATGATACCCCATACCAGCAGCTCTGGGACGAAGGGAGGAAACTGGTTTGGAGATACTGGATCGAGTGGACATGGGTTGTTGTGTTGCTTTACCGTCTCTAGCCGCGGTGAAAAGGATTTCGTTCTGTTTTGATGGATGATGCCTTCTAGAGCCTTCGTTATGAAAAGCGGGGGAATCGCTATACAAATAGGAGTTTTGGCATTTGAGACATCGGCGTTGATCGGAGCAGGAGAGTGGCGTTGTCAGTAGGTAGCCGTGTTTTTGATTGCCAAAACATCTGACATACCCCTTCAATTCGCAACCAAGGACGACGCAGGTTCTTCCATTTCGGGCAGTGGGCATTTTCCCGGCTGATGGCTGCATTCTCTTGTCCGAAACGCGAACCCGAGTCCGTTTGGCGGCCACCACATGACCAAGTGAGGCAGACTTGTGTAACATAAGCCTCATTCCTATTTGTTGGAGATAGGACTTTTCAAGAAATCCGCCCTGCGAAGGTCATCGGCGTTTTGGGGTCTGATCAATTCAGCCACATCAGCCATCCTTTGGTCCATGACGATTCTTGCCATAATTTTTTGTGCAGAGCATTGTTCGAGTTTTGTGACGTATCGGTGAGGCCATTTTTATTGCTGGCTTGTGCGACTGTGACAGCGCCACGACAATTATTGGAATTTagtcttctttcttttggaAAGACCAGAACCACTTGACCATATTATTGTTCTTTGAAAGCGATTTCCTGGTCTTATATGGTCGAAACACACGCCACCTTTTCGCCTTTGTTCTTGGTAGGCATTCCGTAGCTGAGCGTGGGCTGATCCCGCTACACCATGTCGACATGAAAGGACCTGACTTCAGGCCCAAAGATTCAAGCGCTTGGGAGTCATACTCATAATAGCGAAGAATCAATCCAGAAGAGACAATATATCAATATTGTCCTGGCTGCTCAGCCAGAATTTGCCATGACTCTTCAGTCGGCTGACCGTTCTATCATTTGATTGGAGCAGTACAGGGGAGGCAGCTCTGAAAAGAGGACCTTTCAGCAGGAAGCGCAATTTCACACATGGTGTCACGGGTGAATGAGAAGTACAGCTTTGAAGAGTAATTGTCCCTAAAGCTTCGTGTTCGAACTCCAGAACCCACTTCTGTCGTCTGTGGTTTCTGCGTTGATACGTACTTTCCACAATTAAATTCGGATGCTTCAATTGAGAAAACAGGGCTTCCGTGCATCAGGCTGGTCGTCAAACTGTTCGTTTTGGTCATAACTATACAATGTCCCTACAAGCCTTCCGAGCCGTACAGGATGTCGTTTGACTGCTTTTCGAAGTAAAACATTGTCAAAGTATATCTACCACGAAGACTCCATTCTGCAAGAAATATTGAAATGACGCTTATCTTCCGTGCCAGTAATTTCTTCCCATGTTGCAAAGAAACCTTTCCCAAAAGTCCCCTTCACAAACACACTTATCTACAGGTGGCTGTGGCGGGACTGGAACCGTATATTCTTCTGGAAAGAGCTCGAAGTGTCTCTTTTTTATGTTTTCTGGCTGAACGTCCCGGCACATGAGTGTTTTGACGAGCTGCTTGCCATACTGCTTTGCATTCATCCATGCCATCAGCTTTGCAAATTCTAGGGGGTGCTCCAGAATGAAGTCTGCAACGTGTGTCAAATAGTCCTTGACGAGCTCATGGAGCCAGTTGAAGAGAGCTTCAGCATTGGGAACGTTGAATATCAGGCGACCCGTCCAGTCTGGAAGGGAAATCTCGTCTAGCGCCTGCCCGGTGTCTCCTAGCATAACGCGAAACTTGACCGTAATGGTAGCCTCAATGCCAGGGACCTTATCCCCTTCAGTactgctcaagctcaagccaAAGGAGCACTTGTACTTTAGGACCTGGTCGAACACGAGATCGACAAGCTTTCCGCAATTCTTAGGGTCTTTCTGTTCTGAAAAGTCTCTGATGGCCTTGGCCAGGTCCAGATCATCCCAAATTCTTGAAAGGTTCATTCCATTGACCCAGAATCGATCATTGTGGTATATAATGCGTATGGATGAGCCATCATCTCCCACCTGGTTAGCTGTTTTGTCGAATTTTTGATACCCGTTGAAAGTCTTGTCTGCAGCAGCATACCCGATCGTGCAGGTAAACGGTGGAAGTTCAAATATCGATGCATGGCTATTGAGTTCAAAGCGAGTCTGCAAGGGGAAGTCAGCATATGTTGAAATAAGAAAAGGCAGTTGGTGATCTCCTTACCTGACCGACGCCGTGGGGGTCGTCTGTGCGGTTGTTCCATACGTATAGCACGTCGGGGCCATCCTTGGTGAAATCATCGACCTGTTTTCCGCCACCTTGAACAACCTCCTTGTTTGGCTTTGGATCTCTTCGATACATTTTGAGCCAGCCCAGGTCAATAGGCTTCTCTAGCGATCCAGTAATGATAAAGCCGCTTCTCTCAGGAAAAATGTGTACGCGAACCAGGGCTTTCCGAGAAAATACAGCCATTGTGGACTGAATATTGAAACCTGGATAGTACAACTGATCGACTTCTCTAGGATCTGCAAGTGGCGCATCCTTTTCTCCAAGGAAAGAATAGTAAATGTGCCCATTGCTGAACTCAATCGGAGGGTACGATTCGCTGGGCCATGCTTTGGCCTTTGCTGGCTCTTCGCTGTTATTTATGATATCTGTCACGACTTCTTCGACCTTCAGCGTCTGGCCAAAGCTGATGGAAAGAACCTTAGGCTTTCCGGCGTAGAACAGAAGTTGGGCATCGAAGGTATAACTTCCAATATCTACCTTTCCTTCAAGGTTGAAAGAGGATTTTTGCACTGGGCTGGGTTGAGAGGATTTGGAACCCTTGAAATAGATCGCACCATCAAACTCAAGCATTGTAAACTTGAGGCCGAAGGATTGCCCGAATGGGTTATTTATCATGATTTCCTTGTCATTCTCATTCTTTAGAGAAACCTTGAACACACATTTCTGTTTTGTGAGGTTAATCTGAGCTGCCAGACCCACAATTGCTTCGGTGTCTGGAATGTGAAAATCCAGACGGGCGCTCAAGTCCAGTTCTGGAGAACCTTCCACCCCTTTGGCCGTTCCTTTGGAGACCCCAAAGCGACCGCTGCAATTATTCAAGGTGATGGCGCCACTGGCAAATGTAAACTTTGTGATACTGATTCCAATATCGA
This region includes:
- a CDS encoding uncharacterized protein (expressed protein), with the protein product MPNNAGRAVAEFIFDDNGRMEDEKMVNHGECSRSHDADFRNWQDVDHKVFTALDDAGIDWRAKTSESGNLLHLVAQSGLSQERLIWRSQFLVDKGIDPTAPDADGWTARKIAEHYILNKFRFYEELGKLESGGVEVEWQ
- a CDS encoding acyl transferase/acyl hydrolase/lysophospholipase, translating into MATSPSETSRTLHPQVSGASSADIDPSIPIRGPEHISDEEGPWAQKTILTFDGGGVRGYASLLVLKRIMTRIRDIERNHEDPAPSSTYYPWMGKHEQDTNEDNPESERVDKFLPCHYFDYVAGTSTGGWFHERSFLWYPRAKFSCRKTRAAFQEVVYQTLRRERDCFPSEAETEPLKYREDRTRTIAISWAINKEGGVSKEFVWRSYDNDFSPKAHDSNLWNPSNAGPAHTTAIWEVARATTAAPRYFESIKIRGRKFLDGGMVANNPALIAIREIHNLHGLVPALFVSIGTGLKVSADAQNNGLTNGANGDIRTLRRAATRDDVRRKQFLKKYIEIGKHWKNWMVDCEGMNGTNGWRGHCRAIGLTEHLYRLNVEGDLHTIPLDDWRPSNTGEDTLKFIEAQTERYLAEPRVKDYITSIARKAVEIRRQRAATEQWERFAVDVIYRCSDCDTKKYDTRAKLREHLQKGTEHRRERMVDGRELEEKLSASRSFRPDRPGETGR
- a CDS encoding type II pantothenate kinase; this encodes MTTSEDHVRDAELQYLVNPLNGSHLSDGIDGSSHDNRPPIPGSSCEIYTFTDEVIVSSTPPKSHPYLLVNIGSGVSFFQVSESNQCQRISGSSFGGSALCGLLLLLTRARTYEDMLEQAEKGNNANVDKLIGDIYGMDYNRIGMKMTAVASTFCKAFSLEHRPDAETEEAENPVRDIKSFSDADICHSLVFAVFNNIGQLATLHSRIHGNPDIYFTGPYVQNCQLLIRTLCIAVRYYSQGEKKAHVVVNQGDLAV
- a CDS encoding uncharacterized protein (expressed protein), which produces MTSSTSQKPFLLALPPEIQSQIISLLADSTDFKSVHSLLFSCKQLYAIALPFSVQTFCDIPRPELPKKGSVVRSRIVQFLSYVSIIKPELARHVRTIRLHDWLTDHFYKGTVHIDANDVIFYKQLILKILPEKLGYDTHWSSRWIWALETGIEDAAVALLLAVCTKVKNLTYGHPWNPNCFYIILIAAYGGCGRRRVKLPPSQLLTRLKNVKHESYNREEGYRQFYDHANQLFRIPSIHSYECVGARSPEMDEFDLDPMDEGCSNIQSIILRDSWCVGPAIRSLIGACKVLRKFIYTHDFQKKYLGDEFEATARDIMESLLPHDDSLEYLHIDLTEAVRTSSGPPGPRERLYMGAELRQMHKLKSLILGSQSVSGLLGNGKVIYYTEDASIEAPKVVECIPEHLEYLEIHSCGRNIINQLEEFLGTLIHPDRFPNLSSVKLIFNENWANEEEIKSLVSERDGLALEVVRRQL
- a CDS encoding uncharacterized protein (expressed protein) codes for the protein MRPTLPYHQVNELSLICSQPTGHGSPGRLDGELSLGADPNSQPEKARELLSAIEPGWDGQDPPPQFEQYGEQFQPPIYCAASHLNNSPKGKSEKAQMVFSLLQHGADLYQEFPQALYSPDRSSKPRAPFPGEDPPCTSFPEFPTEANSLDREEENQHPHFSDDEWENEERAPTWGARHVIHAIIEDGGCLTPLIEYPGFLASLNLKHRDP